The Niastella koreensis GR20-10 genome includes a window with the following:
- a CDS encoding pyruvate carboxylase, with translation MFKKILVANRGEIAIRVLRAATELNIKTIAVYTFEDRYSLHRYKADEAYQIGKNDDPLKPYLDIEAIINVAKREKADAIHPGYGFLSENARFAQRCAEENIVFVGPTAHIMDQLGDKIAAKKVAKQAGVPMIEDSQADIRSTEVALQEASRIGYPIIIKAAAGGGGRGMRVVRNHEDLEKTVLEARNEAKTAFGNDTVFFEKFIESPKHIEVQILGDHHGNIIHLFERDCSVQRRFQKVVEVAPAISLKPETRKQLHDYAIRICKQVGYNNAGTVEFLVDKAENIYFIEVNPRIQVEHTVTEEITGIDIVKSQILVAQGFALTDAPINIASQQQLQISGVAIQCRVTTEDPSNNFKPDFGTLIAYRNAGGPGIRLDEGSSYPGVSISPFFDSLLVKITASGRNLAETCDRLVRTLKEFRIRGVKTNIAFLENVLQNTTFQNGLATVDFIDNHPELFHFEPRMDRGTKALQYMAEIIVNGNPDVPAVNPAITFRTPVVPDVVQQTVTKGSKDRLTEMGRDKFIDWLKNNPGIQYTDTTFRDAHQSLLATRVRTTDMLKVAETVAKNHPEIFSLEMWGGATFDVALRFLHECPWQRLQLMRERIPNILFQMLIRGSNAVGYTAYPDNLVETFIEESWKNGIDIFRIFDSLNWLEGMQVSINAVRERTGGLAEACICYTGDFLDKQRNQKFNLQYYIDLAKRLEDAGAHILGIKDMAGLLKPTQAGILVSELKKSINIPIHLHTHDTSSIQSATYLKAIEAGVDVIDVALASMSGLTSQPNFNSIVAMMQGHEREQHMNLHKLNELSNYWEDVREFYYPFESQLKAGTAEVFDHEIPGGQYSNLRPQARSLGLENQFTDIKKNYVVVNKLFGDIVKVTPSSKVVGDMALFMTANGYTEQDIFDKGETISFPDSVIGLLRGDLGQTPGGFPETLQKLVLKNEKPFTDRPNAHLQPLNLVKEREKFEAKYGKQYSHLDLLSALFYPKVFDEYHQFKMAFGEVYYVPSPVFFYGLKPNEETLIELAPGKSILIKFLHMSQVDENGYKQVFFKLNGQTRSIFIKDKSFTSVKPAHKKVSAPNEIGAPLQGKLSKILVKAGDAVQKNTPLFVIEAMKMESTIVAPAAGAVKGVVLAEGVFVEQDDVVVEL, from the coding sequence ATGTTTAAAAAAATCCTTGTTGCCAACCGTGGCGAGATTGCCATTCGGGTATTGCGTGCTGCTACAGAGTTAAATATTAAGACCATTGCCGTTTACACCTTTGAAGACCGCTACTCTCTCCATCGTTACAAAGCCGATGAAGCCTACCAGATCGGGAAAAACGATGATCCGCTGAAACCTTACCTCGATATTGAAGCCATCATCAACGTGGCCAAACGCGAAAAAGCCGATGCCATCCATCCCGGTTATGGTTTCCTGTCAGAAAACGCCCGCTTTGCACAAAGATGTGCCGAAGAAAACATTGTGTTTGTTGGCCCCACTGCGCATATCATGGACCAACTGGGCGATAAGATCGCCGCCAAAAAAGTGGCCAAACAAGCGGGTGTGCCCATGATCGAAGACAGCCAGGCCGATATCAGATCAACCGAGGTTGCTTTACAGGAAGCCAGTCGTATTGGTTACCCCATCATCATTAAAGCTGCTGCAGGTGGCGGTGGACGCGGCATGCGCGTAGTTCGCAACCATGAAGACCTGGAAAAAACTGTACTGGAGGCACGCAATGAAGCCAAAACCGCTTTTGGCAACGATACTGTGTTCTTTGAAAAATTCATTGAGTCGCCCAAACATATAGAAGTACAAATCCTCGGCGATCACCATGGCAATATCATTCACCTGTTTGAAAGGGATTGCTCCGTACAACGCCGTTTTCAAAAAGTAGTGGAAGTAGCGCCGGCCATCTCTTTAAAACCCGAAACGCGTAAACAACTACACGATTATGCCATTCGCATTTGCAAACAGGTTGGTTATAACAATGCCGGAACGGTTGAGTTCCTTGTTGACAAAGCCGAGAACATCTATTTTATTGAAGTAAATCCCCGCATCCAGGTTGAACATACGGTTACCGAAGAAATAACCGGTATTGATATCGTAAAAAGCCAGATCCTGGTGGCGCAGGGGTTTGCATTAACGGATGCGCCCATTAATATTGCTTCGCAGCAACAATTACAAATCTCCGGCGTGGCCATTCAATGCCGCGTTACTACCGAAGATCCTTCCAACAATTTTAAACCCGACTTCGGAACGCTTATCGCCTATCGCAATGCGGGCGGTCCTGGTATACGGTTAGATGAAGGCAGCTCCTATCCCGGCGTTAGCATCTCCCCTTTCTTTGATAGCTTACTGGTAAAGATCACCGCCAGCGGCCGCAACCTGGCAGAAACCTGTGACCGGCTGGTACGAACGTTAAAAGAGTTTCGTATACGCGGTGTAAAGACCAACATTGCCTTCCTTGAAAACGTGTTACAAAATACTACGTTTCAAAATGGGCTCGCTACCGTTGATTTTATCGACAACCATCCGGAGTTATTTCATTTTGAACCGAGAATGGACCGTGGCACCAAGGCCCTGCAATACATGGCTGAAATTATTGTGAACGGTAATCCCGATGTGCCGGCTGTTAACCCTGCCATTACCTTTCGCACGCCGGTAGTGCCCGATGTGGTGCAACAAACCGTCACCAAAGGTTCCAAAGACCGGCTAACCGAAATGGGCCGGGATAAATTTATTGACTGGTTAAAGAACAATCCCGGCATTCAATATACCGATACTACGTTTCGCGATGCACACCAGTCGCTGCTGGCCACCCGCGTACGCACTACCGATATGCTGAAGGTGGCGGAAACCGTGGCGAAAAACCATCCCGAGATCTTTTCGCTGGAAATGTGGGGCGGCGCCACCTTTGATGTAGCGCTGCGCTTTTTACACGAGTGCCCCTGGCAGCGGCTTCAACTGATGCGCGAACGCATTCCCAATATTCTGTTCCAGATGCTGATACGCGGGTCTAACGCCGTGGGGTATACCGCCTACCCCGATAACCTGGTGGAAACCTTTATTGAAGAAAGCTGGAAGAACGGGATCGATATCTTCCGCATTTTCGATTCGCTGAACTGGCTCGAAGGCATGCAAGTGAGCATTAATGCCGTTCGTGAAAGAACCGGCGGACTGGCAGAAGCCTGTATTTGCTATACCGGCGATTTCCTGGACAAGCAGCGCAATCAAAAATTCAACCTGCAATACTACATCGACCTGGCCAAACGCCTGGAAGATGCCGGCGCCCACATCCTGGGCATCAAGGATATGGCCGGACTGTTAAAACCCACGCAGGCAGGCATACTGGTGAGTGAGCTGAAAAAATCGATCAACATTCCCATTCACCTGCATACGCACGATACTTCCTCTATACAATCGGCCACCTATTTAAAAGCTATTGAAGCCGGGGTTGATGTGATAGATGTAGCGCTTGCTTCTATGTCGGGCCTTACATCGCAACCCAACTTCAACTCCATTGTAGCCATGATGCAGGGCCATGAACGTGAACAGCACATGAACCTGCATAAACTGAATGAACTCTCCAACTACTGGGAAGATGTGCGCGAGTTTTACTATCCGTTTGAATCGCAGTTAAAGGCCGGCACTGCCGAAGTGTTCGATCATGAAATTCCGGGCGGACAATACTCCAACCTGCGGCCGCAGGCACGTTCACTGGGGTTGGAAAACCAGTTTACCGATATCAAGAAGAATTATGTGGTGGTGAATAAACTGTTTGGTGATATTGTGAAAGTAACGCCCTCCTCAAAAGTTGTGGGCGATATGGCCCTGTTCATGACGGCCAATGGCTATACCGAACAGGATATTTTTGATAAAGGCGAAACCATCTCCTTCCCCGACTCGGTAATTGGTTTATTACGCGGCGACCTGGGCCAAACACCCGGTGGTTTCCCGGAAACACTGCAGAAACTGGTGCTCAAAAACGAAAAACCCTTTACCGACCGGCCCAACGCACATTTACAACCGCTGAACCTGGTTAAGGAAAGGGAAAAATTTGAAGCCAAATATGGTAAGCAATATTCCCATCTCGATCTGCTGAGCGCCCTGTTCTACCCTAAAGTATTCGACGAATACCATCAGTTTAAAATGGCGTTCGGGGAAGTGTATTATGTGCCCTCCCCTGTTTTCTTTTATGGGTTGAAGCCCAATGAAGAAACGCTTATTGAATTAGCGCCCGGCAAAAGCATTCTCATCAAGTTTTTACATATGAGCCAGGTTGATGAGAATGGCTACAAACAGGTATTCTTTAAACTGAACGGACAAACCCGTTCCATTTTTATAAAGGATAAAAGCTTCACATCCGTAAAGCCCGCGCATAAAAAAGTGAGTGCGCCCAACGAAATTGGCGCGCCGCTGCAAGGCAAGCTGTCGAAAATACTGGTAAAAGCCGGCGATGCGGTACAAAAGAACACGCCATTATTTGTAATCGAGGCCATGAAAATGGAAAGCACCATTGTGGCGCCTGCCGCGGGAGCGGTTAAGGGGGTGGTGTTAGCTGAAGGGGTGTTTGTGGAGCAGGATGATGTGGTGGTGGAACTGTAA
- the rpmA gene encoding 50S ribosomal protein L27: MAHKKGEGSVKNGRDSQSKRLGVKIYGGQSAIAGNIIIRQRGTVYHPGKNVGIGRDYTIFALTDGVVEFRKTKNDKTIVSVVAVA; the protein is encoded by the coding sequence ATGGCACATAAGAAAGGGGAAGGTTCCGTAAAGAACGGTCGCGACTCACAAAGCAAACGCCTGGGCGTTAAAATTTATGGTGGTCAATCAGCTATTGCTGGTAACATCATCATTCGTCAACGTGGCACTGTTTACCATCCCGGAAAAAATGTTGGTATCGGAAGAGACTACACCATTTTCGCATTGACTGATGGTGTTGTTGAATTCAGAAAAACCAAGAACGATAAGACTATCGTTAGCGTAGTAGCAGTAGCGTAA
- the rplU gene encoding 50S ribosomal protein L21, with the protein MFAIVKIAGQQFKVQKDQTLYVPRVDGKAGDKVEFSEILLLDDAGKLSVGSAVKGTVKAEILDQVQGDKVIAFKMKRRKGFRKKHGHRTHYTKIQVTAIA; encoded by the coding sequence ATGTTTGCAATAGTTAAAATCGCCGGACAGCAATTTAAGGTTCAAAAGGACCAAACTTTATATGTACCGCGTGTAGACGGTAAAGCCGGAGATAAAGTAGAATTTTCAGAAATCCTCCTGTTGGATGATGCAGGTAAGTTGTCTGTGGGCAGTGCTGTAAAAGGTACTGTTAAAGCAGAAATCCTTGATCAAGTACAAGGCGATAAAGTAATCGCTTTTAAAATGAAAAGAAGAAAGGGTTTCCGCAAGAAACACGGTCATCGCACCCACTACACAAAGATTCAGGTAACAGCAATCGCATAA